CCCGAGACCTGCTGACCGAGACCGACCTACCCGTCGCGGAGGTGGCCCGGCGGATCGGCATTGGCGATCCCGGCTACTTCAGCCGGCTGTTCCGCCGGACGCACGGCAGCACGCCCCGGCAGTGGCGGACGGATCAGCGCCTACAGCGTTGAGGTCCCGCATCCAACGGAATCCTGTTGAACACCAACCAGGTCGAGGCCGGGGAGCCGAAGCCACTGCTACCAACATGACCGTGTACAAGTCGCTGCCGGTACGCCTGGGCTAGAGCCGCGCGAAGTCCAGCCAGCGCTCGACGTCGAAGCCGCTGTCGACGGGACGCAGCGTCGCACCACCGTGGCCGGGGTAGTGCGCGGGCACCACGGCCGCGCCCGACTGGGCGGCCTCGCTGAAGATGCGACGCCGGGCAGCCGCGGCGGCGCCGGCGTCGACGTCGAACCCGCAGGCGTCGTCGGGCCGGCGCAGCTGCACCGGGCTGTGGGTGAGGTCGCCGACGAAGACGGCGGGCCGGCCGGCGTCCAGCCACAGCACCGAGGCACCCGGGGTGTGGCCGGCCGCCGGCCGTAACCGCAGCGCAGGGCTGATCTGGTAATCGTCGGACCATTGGACGATCTGTTCGTCGACGGGCAGCACGCTGTCCTCGAACACCAGGCGATTGCCGCGCTGGGCCAGCTCCTCCTCCGCGCTGCGCGGCGGTTGCCGCGCCGCCGGCCCGTCCGGATGGAAGTGGCGGTAATCGGCCGCCGGCACCAGATATCGGGCATTGGGGAAGGTCGGCACCCAAGAACCCTTGTCCAGCATGGTGTTCCACCCGACGTGATCGGAGTGCAGGTGGGTGTTGACCACCACATCGACGGCGCGGCGGTCGATGCCGGCGCCCTGCAGCGCGGCCAAAAAGCCGGTGTCGAGGTGATCCAGCGGCGGCATGTGGGGCCGGACGCGGCCGTTGCCGACGCCGGTGTCCACCACCACGGTCAGCCCGTCGACCTCGACGACCCAGGTTTGGATGGCAATGTGCCACTGGTCGGTGTCCAGGTCGACGAAGTCCGGCACCAGCAGGTCGTCGTTGTCACGCCACACCGGCGGCGGCGTGTGCGCGAAGGCGCGGGTGGGCAGCTCGAACCGCAGTTCCACCACCCGCGTCACGGCGGCGCGGCCGAGCTGGACTCGATCCATCACACTCCTCGCCTCCGCCACGGTGGGTGTGAATCGTACGACGCGTTCGCGTCGCGTCGCGTCGCAGGATCCACAGTCGGCGAGCCGAGGGGCTAAGTGTTGGCCCTCAAGTAGCGGTACACACCGGCGAAGTTGCGGTTCACATCCTCCGGAACCGGCACAGCTCCACCCAGAGCCCTTGCCCCCCAGGCGATTTGAGCGGTCCGCTCAACCAGTGCGGTGATGTGCAACACCTTGTCGGGGCGCGGTCCCACGGCCACCAGGCCGTGATTGGCGATCAGCGCCGCGCCCCGGCCCTCCAGCGCCTTGACCGCGTTGGCGCCGACATCCGGGGTGCCGGAAGCGGCGTAGTCGGCGCAGCGCACGTCGCCGCCGCAGTACACGGCGAACTCGTCGATGCAGGCCGGGATCGGCTGATGGGCCACGGCGAACATGGTGGCCCACACCGGATGGCTGTGGATGACCGCGCCGATGTCGTCGAAGGCCTGAAAACAGGCCAGGTGCAACGCCATCTCGGTGGACGGCATCCGGCCGTCCTTGGCTTGCAGCACAGCACCTTCCGGGTCGACGAGCACCAGGTCGTCGAGTTTCATGTCGGCGTAGTCGACCGACGACGGCGTGATCACCAGGTTCCCGTCGGAGCGGCGCGCCGAAATGTTGCCGGCGGTGCCCTCGACCAAACCGCGGCGCAGCATGTCCTTGGCCGCGGCCAGCACCGCCGCTTCGGTGTTCTCGACATATTTCACGAGCCCAGCACCTCCGGGTTGACGATATGGGCGGGTCTTGCGCCGGACAACAGTGCCTCCAGATCGTCGGCGACCAGCTGCGCCTGCCTGGCCTCGGTGTTCCAGGTGGCTCCGCCGATATGCGGGGTCAGCACCACGTTCGGCATGGCCGCCAGCGGATGGTCGGTGGGCAGCCACTCGCCGGCGAAGTGGTCCAGCCCGGCGGCGGCGACCTTGCCGCTGCGCAGCGCGTCGAGAAGGGCATCGGTGTCGTGCAGCTGGGCACGCGCAGTGTTGAGGAAGACGACGCCGTCGCGCATGGCGGCGAACTGCGCGGCGCCGATCATCCCGGTGGTGTCGTCGGTGACCGGCGCATGCAGCGAGACGACGTCGGATTCGGCCAGCAACTCCTCGAGGCTGTGGTGGGCCTCGTCGCTGTACGGGTCGTAGGCGACGACCCGCAACCCGAGTCCCCTCCAATCGCCACCGCGTGGCCCGGCCGACCGCACCGAGGCCCACCAGCCCGGCGGTGCGCCCGGCGATCTCCCAGCCCCGAAATCGTTGATAGGGGATAGTGCCGTCGCGAAACATGTTTGCCGCTGCGCACATCCGCGTCCGCGGTCAGCAGGTGGCGGGTGGCGGCCAACAGCAGCGCCACTGTCATCTCGGCGACCGCGTCGGCGTTGCGGGCCGGGGTGTTGAGCACCGGGATGCCGGCGGCGGTGGCGCCCGGGATATCGACGTTGTTGGGGTCGCCGCGCGTCGATGCGATCGCGCGCAGACCCACCTCGAAAACCGGACCTTGCACCGAATCACTTTCCACCACAACGATATCGGCGGATTCAGCGGCGATCCGCTCGGCCAGCTGCTCGGGGCTGTAGATCCGCAGCGGGGTCTGCTCGATCCAGGGGGTCGTACACCACGTCGACCAGCTGGCGGAGTTTGTCGAACCCGGGGCCGCGCAGCGGGGCGGTCACCAGGGCACGTGGTCGAGAGCTCACGTCTGCCTATGCTGGCGTACCGTGGCGCCCGTGTCACGCTTCGATGTGCAGGACGTCACGATCGGCATCGACATCGGCACGACTTCGGCCAAGGCGGTCGCGGTCGACGAGAACGGCCGCGTGCACGCCCGGGCGCGGATTCCGCATCAGCTGCGGGTGCCCTCGCCCGACAAACTGGAGCACGACGCCGACGCGGCGTGGCGACAGGGCCCGGTGGCGGCCCTCGAGCAGCTGAACCGGCCGGACGCCAAGGCAGTTGCCGTCTCGTCGATGGTGCCCTCGATGACCGCCGTCGACGCTGCGGGCCGGCCGATCACACCGGGCCTGCTCTACGGCGACAGCCGCGGACGGGTGCCGGGTGCCGCCGAACAACCCCTGCCGGCGCTGGGCGAAGCCGCGGAGTTTCTGCGCTGGACGGCCGCGCAGGCGCCCGACGCAGCCGGGTACTGGCCCGCGCCCGCGGTCGCCAACCACGCGCTGGCCGGCGAAGCGGTCATCGACTTCGCCACCGCGATCACCAGCCTGCCGCTCTTCGACGGCACCGGCTGGAATGCAGCGGCATGCGCCGACTGCGGCGCCCGCGTCCAGCAGATGCCCAGGGTGGAGACATTCGGCACCGCCGCCGGGCGGGTGCGTGGGGCCTCGCCGGACGCCGG
The nucleotide sequence above comes from Mycobacterium kiyosense. Encoded proteins:
- a CDS encoding MBL fold metallo-hydrolase, which gives rise to MDRVQLGRAAVTRVVELRFELPTRAFAHTPPPVWRDNDDLLVPDFVDLDTDQWHIAIQTWVVEVDGLTVVVDTGVGNGRVRPHMPPLDHLDTGFLAALQGAGIDRRAVDVVVNTHLHSDHVGWNTMLDKGSWVPTFPNARYLVPAADYRHFHPDGPAARQPPRSAEEELAQRGNRLVFEDSVLPVDEQIVQWSDDYQISPALRLRPAAGHTPGASVLWLDAGRPAVFVGDLTHSPVQLRRPDDACGFDVDAGAAAAARRRIFSEAAQSGAAVVPAHYPGHGGATLRPVDSGFDVERWLDFARL
- the fucA gene encoding fuculose phosphate aldolase; the encoded protein is MKYVENTEAAVLAAAKDMLRRGLVEGTAGNISARRSDGNLVITPSSVDYADMKLDDLVLVDPEGAVLQAKDGRMPSTEMALHLACFQAFDDIGAVIHSHPVWATMFAVAHQPIPACIDEFAVYCGGDVRCADYAASGTPDVGANAVKALEGRGAALIANHGLVAVGPRPDKVLHITALVERTAQIAWGARALGGAVPVPEDVNRNFAGVYRYLRANT
- a CDS encoding hypothetical protein (frameshifted, insertion at around 1094130,1094006), producing MRVVAYDPYSDEAHHSLEELLAESDVVSLHAPVTDDTTGMIGAAQFAAMRDGVVFLNTARAQLHDTDALLDALRSGKVAAAGLDHFAGEWLPTDHPLAAMPNVVLTPHIGGATWNTEARQAQLVADDLEALLSGARPAHIVNPEVLGS